A stretch of the Crocinitomicaceae bacterium genome encodes the following:
- a CDS encoding PD40 domain-containing protein: protein MKKLIAIIFGIQLSMACFAAPPDSTSTMFEKGTAQYFISEGRRLFGEEQYQYALVKFREALSKDANNAAALYWVGECHLALGNYEKAIENAEKALEIDTAVYIESAYLLGVCYHRLGELDKAIAHYSKLFALISEPRLKELRVQFKIDECNRAKEMIGKPVSVVITAMDMNVNSPFDDYAPVLSPDGKSFYFVSRRADNLGGGVSPGDKRYFEDIYVSVWSDSLNAWTEGSNSDEIVKRLNSYGFDAINYISPDGKTLYLTINTMGLDAPKPKTKHSDIFMSKINNKGGWNTPRPIVKPIQTVYFEAASTFTEDGKTMYFISERLGGEGMADIWMSTKDGNAWGKPVNLGNVINTPYQETTVFVSPDNKYLFFSSTGHPGMGGYDIYVSVNNGGVWETPINLGYPINTVADDLHFVYYPNLKRAYYSTMTNSQNKGIGARDIFMIDLSNYTMP from the coding sequence ATGAAAAAATTAATCGCAATTATTTTTGGAATTCAGTTATCAATGGCTTGTTTTGCTGCTCCACCTGATTCTACAAGTACCATGTTTGAAAAAGGTACTGCGCAGTACTTCATCAGTGAGGGAAGGCGATTGTTTGGAGAAGAGCAGTATCAGTACGCTTTAGTTAAGTTTAGAGAGGCGCTTTCTAAAGACGCTAATAACGCAGCCGCTTTGTACTGGGTTGGTGAATGTCATCTTGCACTAGGCAATTATGAAAAAGCCATTGAAAATGCAGAAAAAGCACTTGAAATTGATACAGCTGTATATATTGAGTCAGCCTATTTATTAGGCGTTTGTTATCATCGGTTAGGCGAACTTGATAAAGCCATTGCGCATTATTCTAAGTTATTCGCCTTGATTTCTGAACCACGCTTGAAAGAGTTGCGCGTGCAGTTTAAAATTGATGAATGTAATAGAGCAAAAGAGATGATTGGCAAGCCAGTTTCTGTTGTGATTACAGCAATGGATATGAACGTTAACTCGCCATTTGATGACTACGCACCGGTACTTTCTCCTGATGGTAAATCTTTTTACTTTGTTTCTCGACGCGCTGATAACCTTGGAGGCGGTGTAAGCCCCGGTGATAAAAGATATTTTGAAGATATTTATGTCAGCGTCTGGAGTGATTCACTAAACGCATGGACTGAAGGAAGCAATTCTGATGAAATTGTTAAAAGACTGAACTCATACGGATTTGACGCCATTAACTATATAAGCCCTGATGGAAAAACACTTTATCTCACCATCAATACCATGGGATTGGATGCTCCGAAACCGAAAACCAAACACTCTGATATTTTCATGTCAAAAATTAATAATAAAGGAGGATGGAACACGCCAAGACCAATTGTTAAACCTATACAGACAGTCTATTTTGAAGCTGCTTCAACATTTACTGAAGATGGTAAAACCATGTACTTTATTAGTGAACGATTAGGTGGTGAAGGAATGGCTGATATCTGGATGAGTACAAAAGATGGAAATGCTTGGGGTAAACCGGTGAATTTGGGAAATGTAATCAATACGCCATATCAAGAAACTACTGTTTTTGTTTCTCCGGATAATAAATATCTCTTTTTCAGTTCTACCGGTCATCCAGGAATGGGGGGGTATGATATTTATGTTTCTGTTAACAACGGAGGTGTTTGGGAAACCCCTATAAATCTCGGTTATCCTATCAATACCGTAGCTGATGATTTACATTTTGTTTATTATCCTAACTTGAAAAGAGCGTATTATTCAACCATGACGAATTCTCAAAACAAAGGAATTGGAGCAAGAGATATTTTCATGATTGATCTCTCAAATTATACAATGCCCTAA